taatgaagcgtgtgggttactacatccaacaaccgaacattttgacttatcctcttgtaacttcggcatccttgagcttggactacaaaataaaagcgagaaataaaaatggcagattgttcgaagtgttggacctggagtcgatgtcctaatttggcagttccgctgcaaatactgtgatgtaatagttcaaaaaacgtaatagagaatagaaaaatcaaaacagattgaaaaatattaccaaaacagaatataaagatatcaacggagcacccgaagagactaatttgaacttttctgtacttctaaacactctaaatatacaacaaaatgcattcaggggccaaaaaagtGAATTaagcatatgtcccctttaaataaacacatgtgcttcatatacacatttatgtttttatttaggctgttttatattcaagatgtatcgagttttctattttggtgatatagaaaactataatatttcatatatatgtatatattatagcttattatgtatgaaaatactagttttaggagtcactgcttttactcagaacaacatgtaaagctcagttagatagatttctgagtgcacatattgtgcatctgttttttaataaatgttactgtgtagcattttgcatcgggaaatttaacccagaattgtctttctagtcagacattatttgataaaattatctagattgatatcgtatatcaccatttagagaaaatatattgagatatgagttttggtccatatcacccagttcacagttcacagcatttcaaaggTTGGtttaccagattctaatcacataattgtatttagtaagtggttgacaagtgggtattttagaatTCTTGTACCtccatcttaaaatataagggatactggagcttggttgggcatgtgggacggctcgtagtgggcgccagaaaatttcccttattttcaaatccaaaacttgacagttaTGTACTGCACATTATCACATTTAACtgtcattatttaaaaatgtgtgatcATTAATCGCAATCATTTTAGATACACATCCCATATAAATATGAATACACGGCAAAGAGCAACATGAtgtttctttattaaataaaaataaatcaaagcaaGTAAACCATCAGCACCTTTCAAAACATGCACTACAAGATAGAAAGCACATAGTCAAAGGATgtataacaacaataaatacacattcTCAGAGGTCTATATAAAGTACACCCTGCATGTCTACACACTGAAATAGCTGCAGGACAAATCCATATTTAACAAATGAACAGAAATGGCAGGCCTGTATACACAGAGTATACAACACAATAGGCcaaatcaataaaacacaacataaattcCTCTGCAATTGCAGGCAATATGTaacttaaatgtacaaaattgaTCTTAACTGAAATAATTCAACACATATTGGTCTCTGACCAGCCGACCGCTGTCATCATCCGGAAAGATGGCCGAATTGTCCCAGCCAATGTCTGTTGGCACTCTGGGAGCCCTCTCCTTCCTTAGGCAGGCCACATTGTGGGGGATAGTGCAGGCAACAATCATGTCACTCTCAGGTGGTGCAGACACTGGAACCGTTCCTTCAGGAGGCCGAAGGTCATTTCAATCCGTGCCCTTGTTCTGGCATGGGCATTGTTGTAGGCCTGCTGTCCTTCCTATGGGTCTGTGAATGGTGTTGGGCAAAAGGGCTCGCAGGCATAACCTCTGTCCCCCAGAAGTACACCAGAAAATTCCCCTTTGAATCAAATTTACTGCATCCCCAAAAAGTACAGAAAGTCTCCACTTGTAAAAAAGTGCAAGGCCACACACACCATTTGTGTCACACTCAGAGCACGGCTGCGTGCTGTTTGGTGTCGTAGCCTGGGACCCAGCAGTCTGCAAAGGTACCGGATGCCATCTGCTGAAAATCTATACCTTTCATACAGGTAGTCGTCAGTGAAGGCCAATGGGTCTGACCTGTCCCTGAAGACCCTCTCCCGCCTGAAGGCTCTCCTGAGCATGAGTGCTTCCTGATCAATTATGTCTTCCAGAAATGGGCACGCCATTGTTAGAGCAGGAAGGAACACATGATCTTGGGCCTTCTTATAGGCCATTGGATCGCTTGACATCACGAGGAACATCTTTGCAGCCTCACACCTCACAAGCTACAAATGGTTATTTAATCCTGATACCTACTACcttaaagaataattaaaatgttCCCTCCAACCTCCCAACAATTCAATTTGTGTCATAAAGTGTTTTGATATGTCTGGGGGTGTCTTAATAATACAGTTGATCATTAGTGTGTGACTTCCAACCAATCACAGCACTTAGGTAGGATGGCAGATGGCAATTCCACAGTCTGATTTAATGGCAAGTCTCATCTCTACGGTAGCCCTAACTGTGCCTACATTAAACAAGCAAACACCAAAAGGTCATGTCAACTTTCATTTACTGTTGTTCATCTTCTTGTAGCTAGGGAGGAAAagagaataaatacataataatgataaataaatgataaataaattgtGTTACAGTCAGCATACAGTGTGCATTGAAGGCATAACTCACCTCCCGCTCAAGTTTTTTATTTCAAGATTTAATTTTCGAAGTGTCCTCCTTTTAATCTCAGACTCCACTGAGAGGTCTGCCATctgtctatttttatttaatgttgaatttgcctCTTTAGATGTGTTGCATAGAGCTGTCTGATGGCCTGTGAGCTCTGTGAACACATGACAGTTAGCACAACGGGAATATCCTTCCATTAATACTCACTATTTTGCCAGGCTGGCTTTCACCCTGTACACCAACTGGGTCCTGTTACAgaaatgacattttgtgtgAGCACCACATGACGACTTTTCATCATTATAGACTGAATGAGTACTTCCACAAGTTTTACATGATACCTAAAGCCTCCTTGAATCAATAGAGTCTCCTCATCAAAGTTATCAACGTCATcatctttttctgctgctgctgctccagttCCACTGGTGCCTTCATCCTATCACATGTAATGGGATTTATATTAAAGCTAGTAGACTAGACATGCCAGGCCTGCAGTATGCCTTTGATGGAGTACTCACTGGATCATCATCTGGCGTTGGTGGCTCCAACAAATTGATAGTGTTGCCAGACACTACAAGTTAAACCAAAGTCAAAAATCCTGATGTTAATTTCAATACGATTTTAAGACCTCGTCACCAGCTGTTGTTAGCAACACATATTTAACAATTGTAGTTTGCAATTTAACAGAAATTATGTAAGCCGAGAAGGAATAAAACttgaaagaataaataaactaaaggCAGGTTTATAGACATTCCCCTCAGGTCACAACAAGTAACAACAGTTATTCAAGGCCAACTTGCAGAAAACAAGAACTTATTACATGTTCAAAATTTAGGACATGTTCCTGAGATTGTGTGATTTGATTTCCATCAGTTATTTGACAAATTTGGCAAATTAACATTAGGACCATCCATACTGACAGAGACAAGCTGCCTCAAATTCAGTTTTGCAACACACTCCTGTGAATTGACATAGCAGTCTGTTAATTTATGACATTATgctttgcatttgttttgtttgtttcaaatGTATCTATGTAGCACgtttcaaacataaaattgcaCCAAAAATGCTTGTTAAATTTTAAAAGCAATCTAGCTCCGAGTTCGCAACCGAGTAAAAGCTTGAATACCAATAAAATTTAATACCTCACAAAATTGGGATTAAgtgtttttaatacttttttttaatgcaaaggCCTTTTTTCCATCAATCTTCTACTTGAATAACACTTTAACTGGAAtctgaaacagaaacagttgCTACTTTAAACAATCCACATCATAGTTTGATTGTGCTCATGTCTAGAGTCGTGTCACCTTTCAATGGCTGAAGATCTGTGCTGCTTTGTTTTAGTCCCACGCATTGTCCTGCAGACACCTGCAACACACGGACAGTGTTCATCAGTAAGTGTGACATTATTCCCAGCCTGGTTGAA
This genomic window from Gouania willdenowi chromosome 6, fGouWil2.1, whole genome shotgun sequence contains:
- the LOC114464231 gene encoding putative nuclease HARBI1 — encoded protein: MACPFLEDIIDQEALMLRRAFRRERVFRDRSDPLAFTDDYLYERYRFSADGIRYLCRLLGPRLRHQTARSRALSVTQMVCVALHFFTSGDFLYFLGMQGYEGQQAYNNAHARTRARIEMTFGLLKERFQCLHHLRVT